In Setaria italica strain Yugu1 chromosome IX, Setaria_italica_v2.0, whole genome shotgun sequence, the genomic stretch GTACAGTTTGCAGAATAGCTTAGCGCAGCTAGAAAAAAATACCATGAACAGACAACGCTACAGGTGCAAGTAGTTAGATACATTACCATTGAAAATGCCTTGCGCGCAGCAAACTCAGAAGCGTCCTCTGCATGGAAGGAAAATATTTAATTCAAGGCTCATGCAAATATTTTTGGATCCCGAGGATCCTCAGCAAGCATGATTAGTTTTGGATCTCACAAGATAAGAACTACCTAGCACGTAGCTTAAATACCACTAGAGTATGGACAGTGTGGAGTAAGCAAAGAGACTGCAGATTGATAAATATGGAAGAGCACCTATGCCGATAAGTAGAGTTACATGTTTACTTATGGTTACATGGACTGTTCTGCTTCCTCATATCATAAAGATATGTATCCTCCATACCTGTAGCTTTCTTTGTCAAAACagcaatttggtcttccaactGTTGCTTTTCAGCCTCAAGAGAAGCAATGCGGGATTGCTCTTCAGCCAGTTTTTCTAGCTCTTGTTGCCTCAGCTGGGACTCTTCAGCTAATTTTTGTTGCTCCTGTTGCCTTAGCAGTGACTCTTGCTGTGTTGCATTTTAGATGTAAAGATTAGGGAAAGAGTGAAACAGTATAAAACCCAAGCAAATATTTTAATAAACCAACCTTTAGCTGTGCCTGTAAATCTTGTATCTCCTTTTCCATGGCACGAGATTCCTCACTCGATGTTCCTACTGGAAATCCACTGTAAGAGTTGGCCATAACTTGCTGCTGCAAGGTATTTAGCTGTgctctcaaggaggctgagtCTTCTTCTGCCTGTGCATTTTAACTTTTCAAGATTAGCAAAATGATGATACTGCTAAAAAGAAACAGCTTTTAATAAATACCCTATACTGctcctcttctgcttccttCAGCCGTTTCTTCATGCTTCTGAGTTGAGCTAGAGCATCCTCCTACTTAGCATACCAGGCCAAAGACATAATGAGAATTCCGCATGCATAATTCAAACATCAGAATACATGGCCGCACAAATGCAATAACAAAAAAGTGCTTAATACCTTAGCAACTACTGCAGCATCTTTCTCTAAAGTAATGTCATTCAAAGTTTTTCTCAAAGAGGGCACTACATTCCGCTCCTGAAGATGACAAATCAAGTCGCAAAGGTTAGAGACAAGAAAAACTAGGAGCTCAGCACCAATAACAATATACTCTGCGACTCACGAGATCATTCAAACGGTTTACAAGGGCATCCTTCTCAACTTCCTTCTCAGCAATCTAGCAGAGAAACTCAATATCAGAACATGCTAATCCTGGAGTAACTACACAGTGAAGCCAAAATTCATACGAAGTACCTTGGACAAAAGCATTTTGTTTTCCCTCTCCAATTCTGCATTCCCATTTTCAAGTTCTTGAACTCGAGCAAGAAGCTAGCATCCATACAAAAAGCTTAGTTACCGTCTAGAAAAGACAGAGGGCTCATATTTGCAACTATGATACAATTTATCAACGACCGAGTGCTGGTGAACGGTGTATGCTAAACTGACCTCAGCTCCGGCTCTTTGGTTCCCTAAAGACCACCACCATCGATACAGCCATACGGGGAGTGAAAAATATAGGACAAAGTTAGCATCTAAATAAAGCAAATTAAGAGAAGATCACAATGAATAGTCATAAAGTGAGCGATAGAGAGCAGGATGTACCAACCGTAGGGCTCGACGAGAGACACCGCCGCAGTCGGCGGGGCATGTTGCATCCTCTCGGCGGCTCTCTTCTGCCGGATCTCCTCCAGCTGCCACAAACGCGCACACACGCGACATAATTGGGACCTGGGACCTCAGAAGCTGGTACTAGCGGGGGCGCGGATCTGCGCGCCATCCCGTCTCAAAAACGGTCGAAATAAGAGGAAGAGGGGAGGAAAGCGTACCGTGCGCCGGCCCCGCGATGCGTGGTGGGCTTCCATTGCCGTGGCAGTTGATCGATCGATTTGGGAGCTCCGGATCGGAGGCGGCCGGAGCTCCCGAGCTCCTTTCCCTCGGTTCTGTGGGATGCCGAGGGCGGGGGCGAGTCGGCGAGATGGGCGAAccggaagaggaagaaggcgaaGATTGATTGGTTGCGGGAGAGGAGCCAACCGAACTCGTGGGCCCTGGATCGGCCCAAATCTAGCCGGCGCACGTGCGTGGGTCGATGGGTTGGCCCAAATCTACCCGGGGCGGGTGGGCTCTACTGGGTTGGACAGCGCAAGGCATGTTTGGCCCAAATATAGCACATCCAGCGAGTGACCGCGGCAACTAAAAATAACAGTCACCAAAAGtaacattttattttattaaagTTTATTGTCCGTTGCTCAAAATCAGTTTCATATTAGAAAACTTTGGAACACAGGTTTATCGGTACAACATTCACTGTGCATACTAATTGTTGTTCAATCTTACAAATTTACCTTTTCAAATCAAAATACACCTCATAAAATGAGCGTAGGGTGTGgaggtaaaaaaaattatacccGTTATTATTCTAAAAAAGCAATACTCCGTTACCGCATGGTTATATACCAAATTAATAATGCCAGAGTTTCCCCGTACCAAatgctaaagagaagattatGCATCAAATATTCACATGAGCAAGTTTGATCCCCATATCAAGTTGCACGAGGATGCGAAACCAGCTATAAGGAACGGTACCACAAGCGTAAATAGATACTCCATGCATCGTAGGTCTTTTGATTTTTTagtgtatagatattattatgcatctagacgtattctaggtgcatagatatttttatacatctagatatagtgtatatctaaatgcataataatatcttaTGAAcctaaaaagtcaaaacgatctataatttggaatagagggagtaaCAAACATGACACCATCAATGTCGTGTAAAAGCCCAATGGGTAAATAAAAAAACCACCAACGTAGCAGTCAATCTGTTTACATTTCCACAAATGACTATTGTCTTCAGCTTCTTGCTAAATTGGCACAGAATGAACCTACCATGCACAGGCACAGCACGACCTTCACGTCACAGTAGTAGCCTGGGCGAGTTACACTGGATTTTTGCTGCTCTGCCTAATTCCACATTTCCTGACATCTTACA encodes the following:
- the LOC101763515 gene encoding flagellar attachment zone protein 1 translates to MEAHHASRGRRTLEEIRQKRAAERMQHAPPTAAVSLVEPYGNQRAGAELLARVQELENGNAELERENKMLLSKIAEKEVEKDALVNRLNDLERNVVPSLRKTLNDITLEKDAAVVAKEDALAQLRSMKKRLKEAEEEQYRAEEDSASLRAQLNTLQQQVMANSYSGFPVGTSSEESRAMEKEIQDLQAQLKQESLLRQQEQQKLAEESQLRQQELEKLAEEQSRIASLEAEKQQLEDQIAVLTKKATEDASEFAARKAFSMQDREKLENQLHDMALMVERLEGSRQKLLMEIDSQSTEIENLFEENSALSTSYQEAIAVTVQWENQVRDCLKQNEELRSHLDKLRLEQASLLKVSNINTQSDWQNDNSISNPPELVTENLSLKDQLIKEQSRSEGLSAEIMKLSAELRKAVQAQNNLTRLYRPVLRDIESNLMKMKQETYATIQ